The nucleotide sequence GATGACGTAGAATGTGATTCGGATGACGGTGGCTGCCAAAATTGTTATTTCTTGGCTCAGCAGTTAGAACTGTATGAACAACAGTTGGATTGTAAAAACCAACTCGTGTCCAAATTATGTTCACAAGAGGTAGCCGCTCTCACCCGAGGAAAAGGTGCTCATAGGATGAATTCTTATGTACCACCAGCAGTAAATCCGGAGACAGAAGAAGCATTAAATAGAGATGAGTTAGAAAAGCGAAAATTGCAAGATAGGGCCACAAAATCACTCTAAAAATACATGACCAACACATCAAGATAGTAAAAGACATCCCGCAGTACAATGACAAAATGGATGCTTTTCATAACATTGATGTTTTTGAAACTAACACAGATAAGTACTATCTCACCGACGAGCAGAAAAATAAGATATACCGGCTGTGGCTCCCATCTCATATGGCTAACAGACTTCAGGACTCCCCTAGAGATGATGGTATTGGAAGTTTTGTGCGTGCTACAGACAGTGACAGGTTAAAACAACTAATCTTTTTTACCACTGGTGACTCCTCTCCATCACTTGATTTGATAGAAAATGTAAAAGTCACTTCACAAGAAGACCCTTTTGCGTTCTTGTTGAAGTTTGATAAGGCGTACAAAATGGTCATGACTGTGCCTGATGAAGAGGAACCACGAATTATGATCACAGCATTTGTCAGGAAATTTAAATATTTAGATCCTGTTTCACTCAAACTAGCATCAGACGCACCATCCTTGACTGATGCAGCCACATTTATTGACCACATAAGGAGATCAATAAAAGTGTCTAACATGAGAGTAAAGGTAGCGACTGTCCAGGGACATACTAATGACTGTCCTAAGACTCAGGCTAACTCTGCTAAAAATGAAAACTCTAAACAGAGAATGTACAGATCAAATATCAATTGTTACCATTGTGGTAAAAAAGGACATTTGAGATGGCAATGCAGATTGTTCCTTAGGTCGAGGGATTTTTCTCCTTGTCCTAAACAACAAAGTTTTGGAAAAGAGAATGGATTAGTGCCAACAGCTCCATCTACTGGTGAGCAGAGTCAATCTACTTCACCTTACTCCGCACTAATTAAACAAGTACAGGAACTAACTCAAAATAGTGAAGGCAAGAATGTCCAGAGACATTTAAACCCTCCTAAATGACTAGATAGGAATTAGACTTCGGAATCTTTGATGTATGTGGCTCCTATATCACTTGATGATTGTGGGAGACTATATGTCAGAGGCAGACTACAAGGCAAAGATCTGACATTCTTACTTGACACAGGGGCACAACTGAGtgttagtgttgagtggcataggccatattcgaattcgcgatattttgcgaatatatgatgaatattcgtaatatattcacaaaatttgcatattcgtaatattcgcgttttagtttcgcatatgcaaaaatttgcatatgcgaaaatttgcataagcaaaaattcgtgtatgcgaaaatttgtgtatgcaaattttcgcatatgcgaaaattcgtgcaccagtctcacacagtagtattagagccttctttacaccacacaagctggaagcagagaggggtgatcactgtgatgtgtactgtgaaaaaaaaaaaatacgaatattcataatttcgaatatatagtgctatattcacgaataaaattcgcattgcgaatattcgcgagcaacactactgagtgTTACTAATCAATCCATGCATGTCACATCCACCTCACCTGTTTGCACTATTGTTGGCTTTAGTGGGAAACGTTATACGGCAGCTAAATTGGCTAGTAATGTTTTGTTGAGATTCCTGGCTACTTGATTATAACATTGACATCTGGCATTGTCCTAGCTCTGAGAACATTTTGGGGGCTGATGTAATGAAAGAGAGAGGTTGGGTCATTGATTTGGGGAACCAGGTTATTTGGAGAAGTACtaaccttaagggtacattcccacacggcgtattttgctgcgtatttggtgctgcgtattttcctacccattgacttcaacagagaaaataaaatacgcagcagcaaatacgcagcaattacgccgtgtgggaatgtaccctaaaaagtcTGTGACAATAGATCCAAGTGATTTCAGTACTGTAGCTGTTATTGACTTAATTGAGGATGCCTCCGTTTGGCCAGAAATTGATTGTAATGATTTGACTCTTGTTGAATTTGTGAAAAAACTTCAGTTTTTCTGGGCGCAGTCAAAGAATGAGGTAGGAAGTTTGAAAGATGTTGAAGTTAAAATTGAAGGGCCAGATCCAAGAGCGCAGAAACAGTACAAATTGCCTCCAGATTCAATCGAGCCATTGTCCAAAATCATTGAAGAACTTCTTCAACAGGGTGTCATACGCAAATCAAATTCTGTAACAAATTCTCCATTATGGGCTGTAAAGAAACCAGACAATTCTTACAGAATGCTTCTGGATTTGCATATGATCAACAAATGCACTCCAAATGTGGCGCCTATTGTTGTCGATACCCCTGACATTGTGTCTCGATTAAATGCAAAGACAACGTTTTTCTCTGTACTGGATGTCAGTAATGGTTTTTTTCAGTAAACAGATTGACAGGAATTGTCAGTACAAATTTGCTTTTACTTTCCTGGAGGAACAATATGTATTTTGCAGGTTACCGCAAGGAGCTCACATGTCACCTAGTGTGTTTCATCAGGCATTGGCAAAGGTGTTATCAAAATTCTCCAGACCAGATTGTATTTTACAATACGTTGATGATATCTTGTTGGCAACAGAGAGTAGAGAGGAACATCTCACTTTACTAGCTGAATTGTTTGATCTGTTGTACGAGTCAGGATTGAAATTGAATCCAAGAAAGGTCCAATTACTGAAGACAGAGGTTCAGTACTCTGGGGTTTTGATCAGTTCAGGGCAGAGATGACCTTTGCAGGAAAGAGTAGCAGCTGTAGGTGCATTGCCTGTTCCAACTACATTTAAAGGTTTGAGACAATTTTTAGGACTTGTCAATTTTTCCAGAGAGTTCATTGAGGGCTTTGCTGAAAAAGCTAAACGGTGGGAGTTCATTTTGCTGTTAAAGCTACAGAACACATTGTAGGGTTCAACAGACTTACTCTGCAGACTCCTTATTCCACATTGAAATTGCTTCTTGAAAAAGGTGTCCCGGGAGTGTCTCATCAAAGGTTTGCACATTGGTTGTTGTCTTTGTCACCAAAACAGATTGAAGTAGACCATAAGGCTAAATATGTGCTTCCACAGTTGATGCAATATGAAGGTAACTCTCATGAATGTCTTGAGACATTTCAGGGCGAGTGTCCATCTCTTTTCAGGAAAGAAGCAGAGGAAACTGATGAACCAGTGTATGTGGATGGTTCCAGGTTTTGTTTGATAGGACAATACTTTACCGGATATGCCATTTGGTTTCCAAAGACAGGACGAGCTATTAGATTGCCAGGACATTTTTCAGCACAGAGAGCAGAAATTGAAGCTGTTAAAAAGGTGTTGGAAATTGATGAGAAAGAGAACAATGGTCCTTTGGTTATCTATAGTGATAGTTCTTATGTTGTAAGATCACTAATAGATTACTTACCTGTGTGGAAAAAACGAGGTTTTGTGGATTCATCTAACAAAATTCTAGCTCAGGTTGATGTTTTGCAAACTATTTTTGAGCTTGCTTCTAAAAAGCCTAGTCATTATGCTATTGTCAAGATACCAGGTCATAGCAAAGGAACTAGTGATTTTGTTCTGGGGAATGAGAAGGCAGATTCTCTGGCTAAGGAAGCAGCATTGATAGGAGAAATAGTGGCAGAACCAGAACCTATGGAGGTATTACCAGTAAGAGGTAAGGAAGTAAATGTGCCTTCATTCATAGATGAGCAGATGAAGGATCAGTTCATTGTGAATTGTAAGGATAATATAACACCTCCCTTTGTTTGTGAAAATGGAGTGATGTGTTATGAGATGCAAGGAAATTTTACTTCCAGTTGTACCAAAACACTTGCAGACAGAATTTACCCGCTATAATCATGAAAGTTTAGGTCATGTGGGTCAGCAGAAATTGCTGGAGATTCTCAAAGAGAAGTTTTATTGGGAAAAAATGGAGGGTACTGTTCAAAATGTTGTGCAGTCATGTCTCATTTGTGTCCAAGTGAATCCTAGGCCTAAAGGACAAAAGCCTCCACTTCTAAGAATTGCACCTGCAGATGGTCCGTGGTCTACATTGCAGATTGACTACATAGGTCCCTTACCTTCAGGTAAACAAGGTCTCAGGTATGCTTTGGTTGTGGTAGATGTTTTTTCTAAGTGGGTAGAAGTGTTGCCTGTCAGGAAAGATGATGCATCGTCTACGGCAAGGGCATTGGTGAATCATGTATTCTGTACTTGGCGGATCCCAAGGTTTTACTGGCAAGGTCATGCAGGCTGTGTGTGCAGTACTGGGAATACGTCAACAATTTCATGTTCCATACCATCCTCAATCTGCAGGTATTGTTGAAAGAATGAACAGAACAATTAAGACGAGAATTGCGAAAATTCTTCTGGACAAAGGAAATACTTGGGTTGATGCTGTACCTTTGGTATTGATGAGTATTAGGGGAACAAGCTCTGCTACTACCCAGTATACACCTTTTGAATTAATGACAGGAAGGAAAATGCCTTTGATTTTTCCTCATGAACCGTTTTTGTCTACTCCACAGAAAGATGCTGTTGCGAGAACTAAGTGGTTGCAGGTACTTCAGGAAAATTTGAAAGCAATCCTCCCCCATACAGCATCAAGGATGCAACGCATGGTACCGCCTCATTCTTCTAAATTTGTCAAAGGAGCATCAGTGATGATTAAGACATTTAGAAAGGCGGGACCATGGGAGAGTAATTGGGAAGGTCCTTTTGAAATTCTTGACACCATGGGACAGGTCATGATTCTTGTTCAAAGAACAGAGAATACATTGAGAAATACCCGAAGGCAGCAAAAGCTGTGGGTACATTTGGATTAATGTAAATTATATGTGTCTAATTAATTTCTTTATCTATTCTTGCAGGAAAAAGGTCTGCAAGGAAAAATGGAAGAGCAAGACCATCCATTATTGGAAAAAGACCCTGCAGAGAAACATCCGTACAGGAGGCGTGACTCAACCTAGGATTCTACGTATTGATTCCATGGATGCTGATATTAAGCTTTGTGATTGTTGTGTTGTTTACAATATATCCAGAATCAATTGGAATTGATAATAAAGCAAAGGATTTGATACCGAAGACATCATTATCAATCAAATCAAGAGAAGTTCAAGAAGATCGATTGCTGACATCAGACATTGATACCTCAAAAGGTATCGTTGGAACTTTGAGATTTGGTTATGGCAACAGAGAACCACcttgtgtgtatttattttttgaacaTTCTGCAGAAATAATGGTTCACATAACAGTGGgaccaaaaatgtattttacacaGGCTCAAGGAACATATACACTAAATAATCAATCAGGAATATGGGAATGTCATCCAGATGATTCCATGTTTTGGTTTATAACAATCAAAGGTGATGAACCATCTCaatggactggggacgtgacaaaTAACATGTTAGATACAGGAAGGATTGGGAGGTCCATGACAGAAATTTGGTATAAGACTAAGTCTTATGGCAAACTTTTGGATCCTTCTCTTCTTCCAATCTCAGCTGGAGATGGGGATTGGACTCGTAGTTGGAACTTTCAGGTGGAATGGAATTGGCTAtagtaaaagtttattttgtatTTACAGTATCCAACTCAATAGCACCTGAAGTTAGAGTCACTCCACACAGTTTTAGGAGTCAAGAAGACATAAATTCCATAGAGCTACAGTGTGGAATAAGATTACCTCTACCTCTGGGAGCATCATTGGTTTGGTCTTTTGGAAAGGTGTCTTTGGGCAGCTTTACAAACAACCAAATTCATGTACTTCATAAAAGTCAAATTGGAAATGTTTATTGGAATGGTACAAACTTTGGGTTTCAATTAGATAATCCTACACGTAAAAACACTGGGATATATGAATGTTGTGTATTAACTAGAGGACATTACAAACATTGTGACAGAGCAAATGTTAGTATTTGGTCTCTAGAAGATCATTTATGCACTGGAATTACAATCAAACCATCCAATCCTTTTCAAATTAATTACTTTCATTTCAAGCCATTGTTGAGGAATGGATCATTTGAAACCTTAGTCTGGACTTTTAACATGACAGATTGGAAGATATCCACAAGGTTTCCTCAATGTGTATCACACCTGACTAATTTGGAAATGGGACTTGCCCAATGGTTTGGACAACATCCGCTTATCACTCAAAGAGACAAGAGAGGTGTGGTTGAGGGAATCTTGGGGGGTGTTGGTACAATAGGAAGCTTACTAAACACTATGGACATAAACACACTTAAATCAGACTTGGGATCCATAGGATACATCGGTAGTAAGGGAGTAACAGTTCAGAAGGGCTTGAACCAATTATTGGAAAAAATGGTTTTAAACACTTCTACTGTGATAGGATCATCAGTGTCTCATCTCCAAGATGCAACATTGGAATTGATAGAGAGTCAACAGGAAGTTCAGGTTTCTAGAGCATGCTTGGAAATACAAGTAGAGTATTCTACTAATCTGAAGATGATGGCACAGGCTTTACAGAGTGGCGTCACACCTCTGGGATTGTTGAGAAGTCTTCCAGAAAAATATAGTTTTAGTCTAAATCATATTGACTTGTGGATAAATAAATGGTTGGGGTGTGATAAGGAAGTCTGTATTGCATCGTGAAACTCTTCACAGAGGATTGTATTGCATAAAAGGAGAATTGAAAAAATTGGAGATAGATGGGAGGGTATTCAATGTTTCCACCATAGACACAGAACGTTTAAGAACACTACCAGTACACTTTAACCTTACACAAATAGATCATTTTCCTTGGAAAACATGGACTGAAGAAATAAAGAAAGATAAAGGGTTATTGGCTATTTTAAAACAACAGTTAAAAGATTCAGAAATTATGTTTATACATCAACAGGGAGAACTAGATCAGGTTCATCATCAATGGAATGATATGTCGGGAGTTAATTGGTGGTCAAATTTTAAGAAATCTGTTAACTTATGGTCAAAATCTTCTGTACAATCCATTGCTGGGCATGTATTATCTAATCCAATagttattattgctattattgttttattatgtattttatatCAACTATTTCTTATGTTTAGGATAAGTAAATTATATAAACAAGTTAAGAAAGAAGTTAATAAGGGAGATGGAATTTTAAGGGAAATGATAAAAAGAGCACAATCTTCTCATTCCATTGTGAACATAGAGAAGAAGGCATCTCATGTCAAAGATTACCATATGGTCCCAGGGACAGTGTGATGTGATAGAGGATGACTGTGATACGAATGGAGAGTAAATGTTAAAGTTTGAATGTTATGATAAGGATATTAATCCTATCATCAGGGGGAAATGTAATATCATAATTAACATAATTAACAAAACTTACTTACCCCTAACATAAGACCATATGTAATCATTGATAAGAGATCACTTTGTATCTTATATATACTGAAGGTTAGTGAAAGTCAAGAGGGCTGTCATGTAACCACGTGTAGTGCTCCAAATATACAACTTAGTGGTGTCAGCTATATTCTATAGTTAGTCACTGGCTAGGGAAACAACCTAAGACCATATTTGTAGGTTTGCCGCATTACCACATAAGCTGAAATAGAATCTATACATTTAAGGACTTGTTATGTATCCAATGAGGCCTAAGCTACTAGTATATAAGAAGGCCATTAGAACCTAGTGGGGAGGTTAACACGAGGAGGATAACACAAGGAAGAACAACAACATTCCCTCTGCCGGCCTCACAACTCACACTATCTCTCCTACACATGAAGGAATGCTCAAGGACCAGGAGATATGAACTTTTCTATCTTCAATCATTTTATGTAAGGAACTCTTTCTTTGTACATTATTTACTCCATGCCTGTATTTAACCTTTTTGGTGTGAATTAAATATACTCTTGGATTTCTGGAAGTGGCTTGTGAAGTTTGTCCGCTAAAGCCTAAAGCTTGTCAATCAGCACGCAGGACTATTTATTCTTCAGTTATTAatgatacttattctgattgggtgattgttactagtggggtatcacaggggtccgtcttgggtcctgttctatttaatatattaattaatgaccttgtagaggggttgaatagtaaagcaatctttgcagatgatactaaactctgtaaagcggtaaacacaatagaggtcaGTGCACtgctacaaatggatctggataggttggaggtt is from Hyla sarda isolate aHylSar1 chromosome 1 unlocalized genomic scaffold, aHylSar1.hap1 SUPER_1_unloc_7, whole genome shotgun sequence and encodes:
- the LOC130298266 gene encoding uncharacterized protein LOC130298266: MELAIVKVYFVFTVSNSIAPEVRVTPHSFRSQEDINSIELQCGIRLPLPLGASLVWSFGKVSLGSFTNNQIHVLHKSQIGNVYWNGTNFGFQLDNPTRKNTGIYECCVLTRGHYKHCDRANVSIWSLEDHLCTGITIKPSNPFQINYFHFKPLLRNGSFETLVWTFNMTDWKISTRFPQCVSHLTNLEMGLAQWFGQHPLITQRDKRGVVEGILGGVGTIGSLLNTMDINTLKSDLGSIGYIGSKGVTVQKGLNQLLEKMVLNTSTVIGSSVSHLQDATLELIESQQEVQVSRACLEIQVEYSTNLKMMAQALQSGVTPLGLLRSLPEKYSFSLNHIDLWINKWLGCDKEVCIAS